Proteins found in one Halococcus hamelinensis 100A6 genomic segment:
- a CDS encoding ferredoxin, whose protein sequence is MRIEYDRDTCIGMFQCVAEWEGFERDEDAGKAVLVDGEEREDDTVVREIPPEAELDAKFAARVCPVDAIAVYDDGEQVIP, encoded by the coding sequence ATGCGAATCGAGTACGACCGCGACACCTGTATCGGGATGTTCCAGTGCGTCGCGGAGTGGGAGGGGTTCGAGCGCGACGAGGACGCCGGCAAGGCCGTGCTCGTCGACGGCGAGGAACGCGAGGACGACACCGTGGTGCGCGAGATACCGCCCGAGGCGGAGCTCGACGCGAAGTTCGCGGCACGGGTCTGCCCCGTCGACGCGATCGCGGTCTACGACGACGGCGAGCAAGTGATCCCCTGA
- the phaC gene encoding class III poly(R)-hydroxyalkanoic acid synthase subunit PhaC codes for MAERSGRAFNPFTATLDAQRRSFEAAADTVEKVEMGPEQLAEMASVDVGQTPSDVVYTENKLELLHYEPLTDEQHDVPILVIYALINKPFILDLQPDRSVIRRLLEAGFDVYMIDWNEPSRLDQHLTLEDYVDRYIENCVDEVCERSGQDSINILGYCMGGTMSVMYAALHPEKVRNLGLMAAGLCFDDTGGVLELWGDDEYFSPDGLTETYGNAPAEMLDVGFALMDPVANYVSKYVRLYDNLDDDDFVENFGRMERWLSEGIDVAGETFAQFVTDIYQDNKLYNNELYVGDKHVDIEQIDMPVLQITGEYDHLIPSETSKPFNEVIGSDDTSVIEAPTGHIGLSVSGSSHENVWPEVCEWYAERSEPAEDVEVEVDGADGSEGSDAAEAEQPPATADEDEDGIEADDADELVSVDGIGGTYADRLRETGIDSLADLATADPETVADATGAAEATVEDWIDQAAD; via the coding sequence GTGGCCGAACGATCCGGTCGCGCGTTCAACCCGTTCACCGCGACGCTCGACGCCCAACGGCGGAGCTTCGAGGCCGCCGCCGACACGGTCGAGAAGGTCGAGATGGGGCCCGAACAGCTCGCCGAGATGGCGTCGGTCGACGTGGGCCAGACCCCGAGCGACGTGGTCTACACGGAGAACAAGCTCGAACTCCTCCACTACGAGCCGCTGACCGACGAACAGCACGACGTCCCCATCCTCGTCATCTACGCGCTGATCAACAAGCCGTTCATCCTCGACCTCCAGCCCGACCGGTCGGTGATACGTCGGCTGCTGGAGGCGGGCTTCGACGTCTACATGATCGACTGGAACGAGCCCTCGCGGCTCGACCAGCACCTCACCCTCGAGGACTACGTGGATCGGTACATCGAGAACTGCGTCGACGAGGTGTGCGAGCGATCGGGCCAGGACTCGATCAACATCCTCGGGTACTGCATGGGCGGCACGATGTCGGTGATGTACGCCGCACTCCACCCCGAGAAAGTTCGAAATCTCGGACTGATGGCCGCCGGCCTCTGCTTCGACGATACTGGGGGCGTGCTCGAACTCTGGGGCGACGACGAGTACTTCTCGCCCGACGGGCTCACCGAGACCTACGGCAACGCGCCCGCGGAGATGCTCGACGTGGGCTTCGCGCTGATGGACCCGGTGGCGAACTACGTCTCGAAGTACGTCCGACTCTACGACAATCTGGACGACGACGACTTCGTCGAGAACTTCGGGCGGATGGAGCGATGGCTCTCCGAGGGTATCGACGTCGCGGGCGAGACGTTCGCCCAGTTCGTCACCGACATCTACCAGGACAACAAGCTCTACAACAACGAGCTCTACGTCGGCGACAAACACGTCGATATCGAACAGATCGATATGCCGGTCCTCCAGATAACGGGTGAGTACGACCACCTCATTCCGTCGGAGACCAGCAAACCGTTCAACGAGGTCATCGGGAGCGACGACACCTCGGTGATCGAGGCTCCCACGGGTCACATCGGGCTCTCGGTCTCGGGGAGCTCCCACGAGAACGTCTGGCCCGAGGTCTGTGAGTGGTACGCCGAGCGCTCCGAGCCAGCCGAGGACGTCGAGGTCGAGGTCGACGGCGCGGACGGGAGCGAGGGATCGGACGCGGCCGAGGCGGAGCAGCCGCCCGCGACGGCCGACGAGGACGAGGACGGCATCGAGGCCGACGACGCCGACGAACTCGTGAGCGTCGACGGCATCGGCGGGACCTACGCCGACCGCCTCCGCGAGACCGGCATCGACTCCCTCGCCGACCTCGCGACCGCCGACCCCGAGACCGTGGCCGACGCCACCGGCGCGGCCGAAGCCACGGTCGAAGACTGGATCGACCAGGCCGCCGACTGA
- a CDS encoding nuclear transport factor 2 family protein, which translates to MAEQPVEAYYSAIDEGRYDDLRALLASGFVHDRPDRTIDGPDTFVGFMRDDRPLTDTSHALDAVCANEDDSEFAVRGTLLDADGDPLFGFVDVHTVENGAISHIETFTN; encoded by the coding sequence ATGGCCGAGCAACCCGTCGAAGCCTACTACAGCGCCATCGACGAGGGCCGATACGACGACCTCCGTGCGCTCCTCGCGTCCGGCTTCGTCCACGACCGCCCCGACCGCACCATCGACGGCCCCGACACGTTCGTCGGGTTCATGCGCGACGACCGCCCGCTGACCGACACCAGCCACGCGCTCGACGCAGTCTGTGCCAACGAGGACGACAGCGAGTTCGCGGTCCGCGGGACGCTGCTCGATGCCGACGGCGACCCGCTCTTCGGGTTCGTCGACGTCCACACCGTCGAGAACGGGGCCATTTCCCACATCGAGACCTTCACCAACTGA
- a CDS encoding AbrB/MazE/SpoVT family DNA-binding domain-containing protein, whose product MTDEDETMWPPTVWARQFQEASEQAVERQTEFAQQLFNNGAGPNSLPEMAASTMGTATFKTRVQSGGRISIPDAEREALDIEEGDIVQTVVIPVKRNRDES is encoded by the coding sequence ATGACCGACGAAGACGAGACGATGTGGCCGCCAACGGTCTGGGCGCGACAGTTCCAGGAGGCGAGCGAGCAGGCCGTCGAGCGACAGACGGAGTTCGCCCAACAGCTGTTCAACAACGGTGCGGGGCCGAACAGCCTGCCCGAGATGGCGGCGTCGACGATGGGGACCGCGACGTTCAAGACGCGCGTCCAGAGCGGCGGCCGTATCTCGATTCCGGATGCCGAACGCGAGGCGCTGGACATCGAGGAAGGGGACATCGTTCAGACCGTCGTGATACCGGTCAAACGCAACAGGGACGAATCATGA
- a CDS encoding GAF domain-containing protein: protein MSEPDDPDRILREAIEAFDCVAGTLHRADGDRLHLVASEGMPDSVLDPIQTIPFGKGMAGAAAERREPIQLSNLQTDDSGVAEPSARDTGMEGSLVAPVIDADGDLKGAVGVAKPEAYEFSEEEQDELMAMGESFADRL from the coding sequence ATGAGCGAACCGGACGACCCCGACCGAATCCTCCGCGAGGCCATCGAGGCGTTCGACTGCGTCGCCGGCACCCTCCACCGCGCCGACGGCGACCGCCTCCACCTCGTCGCCAGCGAGGGGATGCCCGACTCCGTGCTCGACCCCATCCAGACGATACCGTTCGGCAAGGGGATGGCGGGAGCGGCGGCCGAGCGGCGCGAGCCGATCCAGCTCTCGAACCTCCAGACCGACGACTCCGGCGTGGCCGAACCGAGCGCGCGCGACACCGGGATGGAGGGTTCGCTCGTCGCACCGGTGATCGACGCCGACGGCGATCTCAAGGGTGCCGTCGGCGTCGCCAAACCCGAAGCCTACGAGTTCTCGGAGGAAGAGCAGGACGAACTCATGGCGATGGGCGAATCGTTCGCCGACCGGCTCTGA
- a CDS encoding glutamate--cysteine ligase gives MSESQADEFVDIGTLGVEEEFFAIDGDGYPTGAVDELIADGDPPPVLDGRLDREMFKCIVETKTPVCEDLAAAHDRVVAIREALVEYAADHGFGIAAAGLHPAAHWDRLECTEAPRYYDMRNRIQLPQNRNTTAGLHVHVGVDDPDKATWVANEIRWFLPVMLALSANSPYWRGVDTGLASARTNVFGAIPNTGIPPVFEDFEAFERFERLLIETNSIADRRDLWYDVRLHTGCGTVEVRMPDAQSDVERTLAFVEYVRALVVDLAERYEDGETGRNHRYHTLVENKWRATRNGHEATFIDREEAGTVPLAEVVEHECDRLGIDGIARLLDDESGALRQRRLHREGGLEAVCHGLRVGS, from the coding sequence ATGAGCGAAAGTCAGGCAGATGAGTTCGTGGATATCGGAACTCTCGGTGTGGAAGAGGAATTCTTCGCTATCGACGGCGACGGCTACCCGACGGGCGCGGTCGACGAACTCATCGCGGACGGCGACCCGCCGCCGGTGCTCGACGGTCGCCTCGACCGCGAGATGTTCAAGTGTATCGTCGAGACCAAGACCCCCGTCTGCGAGGACCTCGCGGCGGCTCACGACCGCGTGGTGGCGATCCGGGAGGCGCTGGTCGAGTACGCCGCCGACCACGGGTTCGGTATCGCGGCGGCGGGGCTCCACCCCGCGGCCCACTGGGACCGGCTCGAATGTACCGAAGCCCCGCGCTACTACGACATGCGTAATCGGATCCAGCTCCCACAGAATCGGAACACGACGGCGGGCCTCCACGTCCACGTCGGGGTGGACGACCCCGACAAGGCGACGTGGGTCGCGAACGAGATCCGCTGGTTTCTGCCCGTGATGCTCGCGCTCTCGGCGAACTCGCCGTACTGGCGGGGGGTCGACACGGGGTTGGCGTCGGCGCGGACGAACGTCTTCGGGGCGATCCCGAACACGGGGATACCGCCGGTCTTCGAGGACTTCGAGGCGTTCGAACGGTTCGAGCGGCTGCTGATCGAGACCAACTCGATCGCCGACCGGCGCGACCTCTGGTACGACGTCCGGCTCCACACGGGCTGTGGCACCGTCGAGGTTCGGATGCCCGACGCCCAGTCGGACGTCGAGCGCACCCTCGCGTTCGTCGAGTACGTCCGGGCGCTCGTGGTCGACCTCGCGGAACGCTACGAGGACGGCGAGACCGGCCGGAACCATCGGTACCACACCCTGGTCGAGAACAAGTGGCGCGCGACGCGCAACGGCCACGAGGCGACGTTCATCGACCGCGAGGAGGCGGGGACGGTCCCGCTCGCCGAAGTCGTCGAGCACGAGTGCGACCGGCTCGGGATCGACGGGATCGCGCGACTCCTCGACGACGAGAGCGGCGCGCTCCGACAGCGCCGGCTCCACCGCGAGGGCGGTCTGGAGGCGGTGTGTCACGGCCTCCGGGTGGGATCGTGA
- a CDS encoding type 1 glutamine amidotransferase encodes MNDLRIALLNASGDENTPKNFRRELDAELVEFDVHETVPDTHDFDAAVVTGSRSSVYWDEAWIDALKEWVRTAVERGMAVLGVCFGHQVLADALGGRVEDMGEYEIGYREVESRDESLLLDDEPMTVFTTHSDAVTELPPGAVQTAENDYGVHGFRVNNAFGVQFHPEYDMETARVVAGGKDLPDDRIERVLDDITEENYTKACEAKTLFGRFTAFVRGNGPSASAARPAPSAESD; translated from the coding sequence GTGAACGACCTGCGGATCGCGCTGCTGAATGCGTCCGGCGATGAGAACACCCCGAAGAACTTCCGGCGCGAGCTCGACGCGGAGCTCGTCGAGTTCGACGTCCACGAGACGGTCCCCGACACCCACGACTTCGACGCCGCGGTCGTGACCGGGTCGCGGTCGTCGGTCTACTGGGACGAGGCCTGGATCGACGCCCTGAAAGAGTGGGTCCGAACGGCGGTCGAGCGCGGGATGGCCGTGCTCGGGGTCTGCTTCGGCCACCAGGTCCTCGCCGACGCACTCGGCGGTCGCGTCGAGGACATGGGTGAGTACGAGATCGGCTACCGAGAGGTCGAAAGCCGGGACGAAAGCCTCCTGCTCGACGACGAACCGATGACGGTCTTCACGACCCACTCGGACGCCGTCACCGAACTCCCGCCCGGTGCCGTCCAGACCGCCGAGAACGACTACGGCGTCCACGGCTTCCGGGTGAACAACGCCTTCGGCGTCCAGTTCCACCCCGAGTACGACATGGAGACCGCCCGCGTCGTCGCCGGCGGGAAGGACCTCCCCGACGACCGTATCGAGCGCGTGCTCGACGACATCACCGAGGAGAACTACACGAAGGCCTGCGAGGCGAAGACGCTGTTCGGCCGGTTCACCGCGTTCGTCCGCGGGAACGGCCCCAGCGCGTCGGCCGCCCGGCCCGCACCGTCGGCGGAGTCGGATTGA
- a CDS encoding ATP-dependent DNA helicase, with amino-acid sequence MNVTELSGVPDWLPDHLRDEGVEELYPPQAEAVEAGATEGESLVASVPTASGKTLIAELAMTASVARGGTALYIVPLRALAGEKRTEFEAFEQYGLTVGVSTGNYDSDGEWLATCDIIVATSEKVDSLVRNGAPWIDDLSCVVADEVHLVDDGNRGPTLEVTLAKLRQRNPGLQVVALSATIGNPEILAEWLDAELVDSTWRPIDLKKGVHYGQAVHLEDGNQRELQVRDGEKATEAIVRDTLNDGGSTLVFVNSRRNAEAAARRLAGTVENELTNEERTQLASVAAEIRDVSDTETSEDLASAVERGGAFHHAGLASEHRELVEGAFRDRLLKVVSATPTLAAGVNTPSRRVVVRDWRRYSGEAGGMAPLSVLEVHQMCGRAGRPGLDPYGEALLLAKSHDELDELFDRYIWTDPEAVRSKLAAEPALRTHLLATVASGFASSREGLLEFLDQTLYATQTTEGGRLERVTDDMLDYLEVNDFLERDGDDLTATSLGHTVSRLYLDPMSAAEIVDGLQTAEDRPSALGLFHLVSRTPDMYELYLRSGDREEYTMLANERETELLGMKPSEFEARWEDWLSALKTARLLEDWASELDESEITDRYSVGPGDLRGKVDTAEWLLSAAERLAGELGLEWAPAVREARTRVANGIRTELIDLAGVRGVGRKRARRLYEAGIETRTDLRNADKAVVLGALRGRRKTAENVLDNVGRTDPSMADVEADGSVAVVGEGENDQSNLGEF; translated from the coding sequence ATGAACGTCACCGAACTGTCGGGGGTTCCTGACTGGTTACCCGACCACCTGCGTGACGAGGGCGTCGAGGAGCTCTACCCGCCCCAGGCCGAGGCGGTCGAGGCGGGGGCCACGGAGGGCGAGAGCCTCGTGGCGAGCGTGCCGACGGCCTCCGGGAAGACACTGATCGCCGAACTCGCGATGACGGCCAGCGTCGCGCGCGGCGGGACCGCCCTCTACATCGTGCCGCTCCGCGCGCTCGCGGGCGAGAAACGCACCGAGTTCGAGGCCTTCGAACAGTACGGCCTCACGGTCGGCGTTTCCACGGGGAACTACGACTCCGACGGCGAGTGGCTCGCGACCTGTGACATCATCGTCGCCACCAGCGAGAAGGTGGATTCGCTCGTGCGCAACGGCGCGCCGTGGATCGACGACCTGTCCTGTGTGGTGGCCGACGAGGTCCACCTCGTGGACGACGGGAATCGCGGGCCGACGCTCGAAGTCACCCTCGCGAAGCTCCGCCAGCGCAACCCCGGCCTCCAGGTCGTGGCGCTCTCGGCCACCATCGGCAACCCCGAGATCCTCGCCGAGTGGCTCGACGCCGAACTCGTCGACTCGACGTGGCGACCCATCGACCTGAAGAAGGGCGTCCACTACGGGCAGGCAGTCCATTTAGAGGACGGCAACCAACGCGAACTCCAAGTCAGGGACGGCGAGAAGGCCACCGAGGCCATCGTCCGTGACACCCTGAACGACGGCGGCTCGACGCTGGTGTTCGTGAACTCCCGGCGCAACGCCGAGGCCGCGGCCCGGCGGCTCGCCGGCACGGTCGAGAACGAACTCACGAACGAGGAACGGACCCAGTTGGCGAGCGTCGCGGCCGAGATCCGGGACGTGAGCGACACCGAGACCAGTGAAGACCTCGCGAGCGCGGTCGAGCGCGGCGGCGCGTTCCACCACGCCGGCCTCGCGAGCGAGCACCGCGAACTCGTCGAGGGCGCGTTCCGGGATCGACTCCTGAAGGTGGTCTCGGCTACCCCGACGCTCGCGGCGGGGGTCAACACCCCGAGCCGCCGGGTCGTGGTGCGCGACTGGCGACGGTATTCGGGTGAAGCCGGCGGGATGGCCCCGCTCTCCGTGCTCGAAGTCCACCAGATGTGTGGCCGGGCGGGGCGGCCGGGACTCGACCCCTACGGCGAGGCGCTCCTGCTCGCGAAGAGCCACGACGAACTCGACGAACTCTTCGATCGGTACATCTGGACCGACCCCGAGGCCGTGCGCTCGAAACTCGCCGCCGAACCCGCCCTGCGGACGCATCTCCTCGCAACCGTGGCCTCGGGCTTTGCGAGTTCGCGCGAGGGCCTGCTCGAATTCCTCGACCAGACGCTCTACGCAACGCAGACGACGGAAGGCGGTCGGTTGGAGCGCGTCACGGACGACATGCTCGACTACCTCGAAGTCAACGACTTCCTCGAACGCGACGGCGACGACCTCACCGCGACCTCCCTGGGGCACACCGTCTCGCGGCTCTACCTCGACCCGATGAGCGCCGCCGAGATCGTCGACGGGCTGCAAACGGCCGAGGACCGCCCGAGCGCGCTCGGCCTCTTCCACCTCGTGAGCCGTACGCCCGACATGTACGAACTCTACCTCCGATCGGGCGACCGCGAGGAGTACACCATGCTCGCCAACGAGCGCGAGACCGAACTCCTGGGCATGAAACCCAGCGAGTTCGAGGCCCGCTGGGAAGACTGGCTCTCGGCGCTCAAGACCGCCCGCCTCCTCGAAGACTGGGCGAGCGAACTCGACGAGAGCGAGATCACGGACCGGTACTCCGTGGGACCGGGGGATCTCAGAGGCAAAGTCGATACCGCGGAGTGGCTGCTCTCGGCCGCCGAACGCCTCGCGGGCGAACTCGGGCTGGAGTGGGCCCCCGCCGTGCGGGAGGCCCGGACCAGGGTCGCCAACGGGATCCGCACCGAACTCATCGACCTCGCGGGTGTACGCGGCGTGGGTCGCAAGCGCGCCCGCCGGCTCTACGAGGCCGGGATCGAGACCCGGACCGACCTCCGGAACGCCGACAAGGCGGTCGTGCTGGGCGCGCTCCGTGGCCGCCGCAAGACCGCCGAGAACGTCCTCGACAACGTGGGGCGGACCGACCCCTCGATGGCGGACGTCGAGGCCGACGGGTCGGTGGCGGTCGTGGGCGAGGGGGAGAACGACCAGTCGAACCTCGGGGAGTTCTGA
- a CDS encoding alpha/beta fold hydrolase, with protein MTTEALDANSDVTSGTVTVEVGDERVGLRYFAAGEEHEGPPVVLLHGIGLDAATVSWRHALPALADDRRVFAFDFPGHGESDHLRSYTHQRYLETLDGFLGALDIDRAALAGISMGGGVALGYALDAPERVERLVLVDSYGLGRDAPWRPGGSMLLNVPGFDGLLGAGLSNPMAVAASLGGIAVDPSPGFVADVQRAVGPAAARALGEWQRDEFRATGLKTCYLDRLAEVELPTLLVHGREDPIFPVHWSERATQEIPDARFVAFEACGHWPPREYPEKFNRVVGRFL; from the coding sequence ATGACAACCGAAGCGCTGGACGCGAATTCCGACGTCACGTCGGGGACGGTGACGGTCGAGGTCGGCGACGAACGGGTCGGCCTTCGGTACTTCGCCGCGGGCGAGGAGCACGAGGGGCCACCGGTGGTCCTGCTCCACGGCATCGGCCTCGACGCGGCGACCGTCTCGTGGCGGCACGCGCTCCCCGCGCTCGCCGACGACCGACGGGTGTTCGCGTTCGACTTCCCCGGTCACGGCGAGAGCGACCACCTCCGGTCGTACACCCACCAGCGCTACCTCGAGACCCTCGATGGCTTCCTCGGGGCGCTCGATATCGACCGGGCGGCGCTCGCCGGGATCTCGATGGGTGGTGGGGTCGCGCTCGGTTACGCGCTCGACGCCCCCGAGCGGGTCGAACGCCTCGTGCTGGTCGACAGCTACGGGCTCGGTCGCGACGCACCCTGGCGACCCGGCGGCTCGATGTTGCTCAACGTGCCGGGCTTCGACGGGCTGCTCGGGGCCGGCCTCTCGAACCCGATGGCCGTGGCGGCGAGCCTCGGCGGTATCGCCGTCGACCCCTCGCCCGGCTTCGTCGCCGACGTCCAGCGCGCCGTCGGCCCGGCGGCGGCGCGCGCGCTCGGCGAGTGGCAGCGCGACGAGTTCCGGGCGACCGGGCTCAAGACGTGCTATCTCGACCGACTGGCGGAGGTCGAGCTGCCGACGCTGCTGGTCCACGGTCGCGAGGACCCGATCTTCCCCGTTCACTGGTCGGAACGCGCCACCCAGGAGATACCCGACGCGCGGTTCGTCGCGTTCGAGGCGTGTGGCCACTGGCCGCCGCGTGAGTACCCTGAAAAGTTCAACCGCGTCGTCGGTCGATTTCTCTAG
- the cgi121 gene encoding KEOPS complex subunit Cgi121 — MELVEGETTIEDVGEFVAWLDGIGDDHDCTIQAFDARYVVSRAHLARALELADRARERGEAVARDRGVEVMLYAAGRRQIDRALECGVREGRGPVVVLVAADGADDPVQAERAAASAVGAELDQCGTLGDYDPERVRAYFDIADPELDATDAGLEALVLERVALLDVEK; from the coding sequence ATGGAACTCGTCGAAGGCGAGACTACGATCGAAGACGTCGGCGAGTTCGTGGCGTGGCTCGACGGGATCGGCGACGACCACGACTGTACGATTCAGGCGTTCGACGCGCGGTACGTCGTCTCGCGCGCCCACCTCGCACGAGCGCTCGAACTCGCCGACCGGGCGCGCGAGCGCGGCGAGGCCGTCGCCCGCGACCGCGGCGTCGAGGTCATGCTCTACGCCGCGGGCCGTCGCCAGATCGACCGGGCGCTCGAATGCGGGGTACGCGAGGGCCGCGGGCCGGTCGTCGTGCTCGTCGCCGCCGACGGGGCCGACGACCCGGTCCAAGCCGAGCGGGCAGCTGCGAGCGCCGTCGGGGCCGAACTCGACCAGTGCGGAACGCTCGGGGACTACGATCCCGAACGGGTTCGGGCCTACTTCGACATCGCGGACCCCGAACTCGATGCCACCGACGCGGGCCTCGAAGCCCTGGTGCTCGAACGCGTCGCGCTCCTCGACGTCGAGAAGTAG
- a CDS encoding acyl-CoA dehydrogenase family protein, translated as MLDYVGLDADLGEEERAMRDSAREFVDDRVRPEIADHFEAGTFPTELIPEMGERGFFAPNLDGYGLADCSQKAYGLLMQELEAGDSGVRSMASVQGALVMYPIHTYGSEAQKERWLPDMGTGEAVGAFALTEPEHGSNPAGMETAAEKEGGEYVLTGQKRWSTNASIADVVLVWARDTSEEGDPVRGFLVETDSEGLDVRSIDEKLSLRASVSSELDLDGVRVSEEDVLPGVSGMKGPLSCLTQARYGIVWGAVGAAMDCFDTVQEYATDREQFGKPIGGFQLQQNKLAEMATSITTAQLLAHRLADLKERGEMRPQHVSMAKFNNVRMARDQSRVAREMLGGNGITLEYSPMRHMANMETVYTYEGTHDIHSLILGQDLTGISAFE; from the coding sequence ATGCTCGATTACGTCGGCCTCGACGCCGACCTCGGCGAGGAGGAGCGTGCGATGCGCGACAGCGCCCGCGAGTTCGTCGACGACCGGGTGCGACCCGAGATCGCCGACCACTTCGAGGCGGGCACCTTCCCCACCGAACTGATCCCCGAGATGGGCGAGCGGGGTTTCTTCGCACCGAACCTCGACGGCTACGGCCTCGCCGACTGCTCGCAGAAAGCCTACGGCCTCCTGATGCAGGAGCTCGAAGCGGGCGATTCCGGGGTCCGGTCGATGGCGAGCGTGCAGGGTGCGCTGGTGATGTATCCCATCCACACCTACGGCTCCGAGGCTCAGAAGGAGCGCTGGCTCCCCGACATGGGGACGGGCGAGGCGGTCGGTGCGTTCGCGCTCACCGAACCCGAGCACGGTTCGAACCCCGCCGGGATGGAGACTGCAGCCGAGAAAGAGGGCGGTGAATACGTGCTCACGGGGCAGAAGCGCTGGTCGACGAACGCCTCGATCGCCGACGTGGTCCTGGTCTGGGCGCGCGACACCAGCGAGGAGGGGGATCCCGTCCGCGGCTTCCTCGTCGAGACCGATAGCGAGGGGCTCGACGTCCGCTCGATCGACGAGAAGCTCTCGCTCCGGGCGTCGGTGTCGAGCGAACTCGACCTCGACGGGGTTCGGGTGTCAGAGGAGGACGTGCTGCCCGGCGTCTCGGGCATGAAGGGCCCGCTGTCGTGTCTCACCCAGGCGCGCTACGGTATCGTCTGGGGGGCGGTCGGCGCGGCGATGGACTGTTTCGATACGGTACAGGAGTACGCCACCGACCGCGAGCAGTTCGGCAAACCCATCGGGGGCTTCCAGCTCCAGCAGAACAAGCTCGCAGAGATGGCGACGTCGATTACCACCGCACAGCTCCTCGCTCACCGGCTGGCCGACCTCAAGGAACGCGGCGAGATGCGCCCCCAGCACGTCTCGATGGCGAAGTTCAACAACGTCCGGATGGCCCGCGACCAGTCCCGGGTCGCCCGCGAGATGCTCGGCGGCAACGGCATCACCCTGGAGTACTCGCCGATGCGCCACATGGCCAACATGGAGACCGTCTACACCTACGAGGGCACCCACGACATCCACTCGCTGATCCTCGGCCAGGACCTCACGGGAATATCGGCCTTCGAGTAA
- a CDS encoding poly(R)-hydroxyalkanoic acid synthase subunit PhaE: MSGTDPEEIQRNWATMMNEMNEAVADSFEQNMEAQAAFMESWMGAFEGSVPDEAAIEDGVEGYGRAYEVWMEAAEQMQSRITDAARGEDVDPSEFRDIWLQSANEAYSEVMGTTAFAAGTGEMVGDLMDLQQEVDDLSQDTLESLGFATRDDVDEVAERLLELERSQHEISKKLDKLLED; the protein is encoded by the coding sequence ATGAGCGGAACCGACCCCGAGGAGATCCAGCGGAACTGGGCGACGATGATGAACGAGATGAACGAGGCGGTCGCCGACTCGTTCGAGCAGAACATGGAGGCCCAGGCCGCCTTCATGGAGTCCTGGATGGGCGCGTTCGAGGGCTCCGTCCCGGACGAGGCGGCGATCGAGGACGGCGTGGAGGGCTACGGCCGGGCCTACGAGGTCTGGATGGAGGCCGCCGAACAGATGCAATCGCGGATCACCGACGCCGCGCGTGGTGAGGACGTCGACCCCAGCGAGTTCCGCGACATCTGGCTCCAGAGCGCGAACGAGGCCTACTCCGAAGTCATGGGCACCACCGCCTTCGCCGCGGGCACGGGCGAGATGGTCGGCGACCTGATGGACCTCCAGCAGGAAGTCGATGACCTGAGCCAGGACACCCTCGAGAGTCTCGGCTTCGCCACGCGCGACGACGTCGACGAGGTGGCCGAACGCCTCCTCGAACTCGAACGCAGCCAGCACGAGATCTCGAAGAAACTCGACAAGCTCCTGGAGGACTGA
- a CDS encoding MaoC family dehydratase yields MSSESQPSALAEAWVRNSTYFLDSVLAANRATLSAFGVPTDTEDGVVGGEERPEWDVELTENRRDALTVGDRVRFSKRLTDDDVHAFAAASGDTNPLHLDDEYAESTRFGGRIAHGTLVSGLISAALARLPGLVIYLSQDLEFQRPVGVDDRVTADCEIVEAIGDERYRLRTTVTTEEGEVAIDGEAVVLLDEA; encoded by the coding sequence ATGAGCTCCGAATCACAGCCCTCCGCGCTGGCCGAAGCGTGGGTCCGCAACTCCACGTACTTCCTCGACAGCGTCCTCGCGGCCAACCGCGCCACCCTCTCGGCGTTCGGCGTCCCGACCGACACCGAGGACGGCGTCGTCGGTGGCGAGGAGCGCCCCGAGTGGGACGTCGAACTCACCGAGAACCGCCGCGACGCGCTCACGGTCGGCGACCGGGTCCGGTTCTCGAAACGGCTCACCGACGACGACGTGCACGCCTTCGCCGCGGCCAGCGGCGACACCAACCCGCTCCACCTCGACGACGAGTACGCCGAGAGCACGCGGTTCGGCGGTCGGATCGCCCACGGCACGCTCGTCTCGGGGCTCATCAGCGCCGCGCTCGCGCGCCTGCCCGGCCTCGTCATCTACCTCTCCCAGGACCTCGAGTTCCAGCGGCCGGTCGGGGTCGACGACCGCGTGACCGCCGACTGTGAGATCGTCGAGGCGATCGGCGACGAGCGCTATCGCCTCCGCACCACGGTGACCACCGAGGAGGGCGAGGTCGCCATCGACGGCGAGGCGGTCGTCCTCCTCGACGAGGCCTAG